The Pseudomonas triclosanedens genome has a window encoding:
- the xthA gene encoding exodeoxyribonuclease III yields the protein MKIVSFNINGLRARPHQLQAVIERHQPDVIGLQETKVADDQFPQAEIEALGYHVHYHGQKGHYGVALLSRQEPLELQRGFPNDGEESQRRFIWGTFKDAQGQPVTVMNGYFPQGENRDHPVKFPAKQRFYADLQALLESRFQPSQPLVVMGDINISPEDCDIGIGEENRKRWLKTGKCSFLPEEREWLARLKNWGLVDSFRLLNPEVNDRFSWFDYRSRGFEDQPKRGLRIDVILASEALRSRIADTGVDYDIRGMEKPSDHAPIWLRLS from the coding sequence ATGAAAATCGTCTCCTTCAATATCAATGGCTTGCGAGCACGTCCCCACCAACTGCAGGCCGTCATCGAACGTCATCAGCCGGATGTGATCGGCCTGCAGGAAACCAAGGTCGCCGACGACCAGTTCCCCCAGGCGGAAATCGAAGCCCTCGGCTATCACGTGCACTACCACGGACAGAAAGGCCACTACGGCGTCGCCCTGCTCTCGCGCCAGGAGCCGCTGGAACTGCAGCGCGGCTTCCCCAACGACGGTGAAGAGTCGCAGCGGCGCTTCATCTGGGGCACCTTCAAGGATGCCCAGGGCCAGCCAGTAACTGTGATGAACGGCTACTTCCCCCAGGGCGAAAACCGCGACCATCCGGTGAAATTCCCGGCCAAGCAGCGTTTCTACGCCGACCTGCAAGCCCTGCTGGAAAGCCGCTTCCAGCCCAGCCAGCCGCTGGTGGTGATGGGCGACATCAACATCTCGCCCGAAGACTGCGACATCGGCATCGGTGAAGAGAACCGCAAGCGCTGGCTGAAGACCGGCAAGTGCAGCTTCCTGCCGGAAGAGCGCGAGTGGCTGGCCCGCCTGAAGAACTGGGGCCTGGTGGACAGCTTCCGCCTGCTCAACCCCGAGGTGAACGACCGTTTCAGTTGGTTCGACTACCGCAGCCGCGGATTCGAAGACCAGCCCAAGCGCGGCCTGCGCATCGACGTCATCCTCGCCTCCGAAGCGCTGCGCAGCCGCATCGCCGACACCGGCGTGGACTACGACATCCGCGGCATGGAAAAACCATCGGACCACGCGCCGATCTGGCTCCGCCTGAGCTGA
- a CDS encoding GNAT family N-acetyltransferase: protein MPDTVAEVRLLDSGYSREVRSLLYHAYRHEPTFAYLFDADRPGFDQRVRATVRELVNRHFLEDLPAIGLLIEERLVGVALIAPPQRRLDITESWAWRMRMLLTTGLGCTRRYLDYHAAVLGCLPPGPYHILPLLGVHPEFQGKRLGERLLDALHAWCAEDGGSQGLVLDTGNARYLEFYQRHGYQELGEVALGPIREHVLFHPNPRPEASLAGGG from the coding sequence ATGCCTGATACCGTTGCCGAAGTCCGGCTGCTCGACAGCGGCTACAGCCGCGAAGTCCGTTCCCTGCTTTACCACGCCTACCGACACGAGCCCACCTTCGCCTACCTGTTCGACGCCGATCGCCCCGGTTTCGACCAGCGCGTGCGCGCCACGGTGCGGGAACTGGTCAACCGGCATTTCCTCGAAGACCTGCCGGCCATCGGCCTGCTGATCGAGGAACGCCTGGTTGGCGTGGCACTGATCGCCCCGCCACAGCGCAGGCTGGACATCACCGAAAGCTGGGCCTGGCGCATGCGCATGCTGCTGACAACCGGGCTGGGCTGCACACGGCGTTACCTGGATTATCACGCTGCGGTGCTTGGCTGCCTGCCGCCGGGCCCGTATCACATTCTGCCGCTGCTGGGCGTGCACCCGGAGTTCCAGGGCAAGCGCCTGGGCGAGCGACTGCTCGATGCGCTGCACGCCTGGTGCGCGGAGGACGGAGGTTCCCAGGGGCTGGTGCTGGATACCGGCAATGCGCGCTACCTGGAGTTCTACCAGCGGCATGGTTACCAGGAGCTGGGGGAGGTTGCGCTGGGGCCGATCCGCGAGCATGTGCTGTTTCATCCCAACCCGCGCCCGGAGGCATCCCTGGCGGGCGGCGGCTAG
- a CDS encoding autotransporter assembly complex protein TamA, with the protein MRVVQGLLGLLLVMALCLRMALAAEARLDVRITPANAALKANIEAYVGSLGERDEAALRRMRRTTEEQARKAAQALGYYQARIRSRVRDEQPPTLRLNVTPGEPARLRNVTVRVEGPAARLKSFRIPGGDALKPGAQLNHGAYEDAKRLIQNQASRFGFFSGQFTRQQLRVDPAAGVADIELVYVSGPRSTLGKVQFSGDYPFDDELLQRMVPFKDGTPYDSELIADLNQSLQSSGYFDGVRVDAAPSQSNKSNADVIPVNVHLQVRKPRTMGLGLGFSTDVGPRARATWTRHWVNPQGHSLGWEAELSAPRQNIGAWYEVPLDPPLTDKLRFTSGYQYEDLVDTESKLLTLGGEWHHKLDSGWQRVVSLNWQREEYKLGDDSGLSSFLMPGIGYSILQADNKIDPSHGYRLQFEVKGAKQGLLADADVAHVNAMAKGLTSFWGGQRLLGRIQLGGIATSDYSSIPPSLRFFAGGDQSVRGYDYQTLSPKNSDGDRIGGRYMVAGSVEYQYPIAERWRLAAFVDQGNAFNSLDFPSIKTGVGIGVRWISPVGPLRLDLADGLDEDGGIRIHFSMGPEL; encoded by the coding sequence ATGAGAGTTGTCCAAGGATTGCTTGGGCTGCTGCTGGTCATGGCGCTTTGTCTGCGGATGGCGCTGGCGGCGGAGGCCCGGCTCGACGTACGAATCACCCCCGCCAACGCTGCGCTCAAGGCCAACATCGAGGCCTACGTGGGCAGCCTTGGCGAGCGTGACGAGGCGGCGTTGCGGCGCATGCGGCGCACCACCGAAGAACAGGCACGCAAGGCCGCACAGGCGCTTGGCTACTACCAGGCGCGCATTCGCAGCCGGGTGCGTGACGAGCAGCCGCCCACCCTGCGCCTCAATGTGACGCCGGGCGAACCGGCGCGCCTGCGCAACGTGACCGTCCGCGTGGAAGGGCCGGCGGCGAGGCTCAAGAGCTTTCGCATACCGGGTGGCGATGCCCTCAAGCCCGGCGCGCAGCTCAACCACGGCGCCTACGAGGATGCCAAGCGGCTGATCCAGAATCAGGCGTCGCGCTTTGGCTTCTTCAGTGGGCAGTTCACCCGGCAGCAATTGCGTGTCGACCCTGCCGCCGGCGTCGCCGACATCGAGCTGGTGTATGTCAGCGGGCCGCGTTCCACCCTCGGCAAGGTGCAATTCAGCGGCGACTACCCGTTCGACGATGAGCTCCTGCAACGCATGGTGCCGTTCAAGGACGGCACGCCCTACGATTCGGAACTGATCGCCGACCTGAACCAGTCGCTGCAATCGAGCGGCTACTTCGATGGCGTGCGCGTCGATGCCGCGCCGTCGCAGAGCAACAAGAGCAACGCCGACGTGATCCCGGTTAACGTCCATCTGCAAGTGCGCAAGCCGCGCACGATGGGCCTGGGCCTTGGTTTCTCCACCGACGTCGGGCCGCGCGCGCGGGCCACCTGGACGCGCCACTGGGTCAACCCCCAGGGGCATAGCCTGGGCTGGGAGGCGGAGCTTTCCGCGCCACGGCAGAATATCGGCGCCTGGTACGAAGTCCCCCTGGACCCGCCGCTGACCGACAAGCTGCGCTTCACCAGCGGCTACCAGTACGAAGACCTGGTGGACACCGAGAGCAAGCTGCTCACCCTCGGCGGCGAGTGGCACCACAAGCTCGACAGCGGCTGGCAGCGGGTCGTCTCGCTGAACTGGCAGCGCGAGGAATACAAGCTGGGCGACGACTCTGGCCTGAGCAGCTTCCTGATGCCGGGCATCGGTTACTCGATTCTCCAGGCGGACAACAAGATCGACCCCAGCCACGGCTATCGCCTGCAATTCGAAGTCAAGGGCGCCAAGCAGGGGCTGCTGGCCGATGCCGACGTCGCCCACGTCAATGCGATGGCCAAGGGCCTGACCAGCTTCTGGGGCGGCCAGCGCCTGCTCGGCCGGATCCAGCTCGGCGGCATCGCCACCAGCGACTACTCGTCGATCCCGCCATCGCTGCGCTTCTTCGCTGGCGGCGACCAGAGCGTGCGCGGCTACGACTACCAGACGCTGTCGCCGAAGAACTCCGATGGCGACCGCATCGGCGGGCGCTACATGGTCGCCGGGAGCGTCGAGTACCAGTACCCCATCGCCGAGCGCTGGCGCCTGGCGGCGTTCGTCGACCAGGGCAATGCCTTCAATTCGCTGGACTTCCCGTCGATCAAGACCGGCGTGGGCATCGGCGTGCGCTGGATTTCCCCGGTTGGCCCGCTGCGCCTGGACCTCGCCGACGGCCTGGATGAGGACGGTGGCATCCGTATTCACTTCTCGATGGGGCCTGAACTGTGA